The DNA window GCACGCTCGGCTGGCTGTTGATGGCCGCGCTGTTCCTGGGCTCGCTCGCACTGAGCGGACCGGCCGTCCGCTGGGCGGTACGCACCCGTGTCACCGAATCAGAAGAGAGCAATCTGCAAGATGCCGAAACGGCCTGAGTGCCGCGAGTATGAGCGCCCGCCCCATCCGTGAATTCGACTCACGACAGAGGTCAGCGATGTCCAGCAATCTTCCGGCATTCAAGGAACTCATCTCCCAGGCAAAGCATTCCGCGATCCACCTGGAAACCCGCGACATGTACACCCCCAAGGGCCCGGTGTTCGTGGACTGGCAGGCCGGCAAGCCGATCGAGTTCGACCGGCACCAGGACTGGGTCGACCTGGTGCAGGAGACGGTGAACCGCGGCGTCGACTGGCGGCGGCTGCGCATCATCTCCGAGCCCGTCACGGACTTCATCCGCTACGAGTGGGAGACCACCACCATCGTGAACGTGCCGGCGGGCGAGAAGGTGCGCTGGCTGCCCCGCCGCAACGCCTCCGACCTGCTGCTGCCGGGCAACGACTTCTGGGTGTTCGACGGCAAGCTGGTCCGCTTCACCCACTTCGCCGGTGACGGCTCCTGGGGACCGCACGAGCTGACCGAGGACCCTGCCTTGGCGAAGATGTGCTCCGAGTCCTTCGAGGCCGCGTGGGAGCGCGGCATCGACCACCAGGACTACGAGCCGGAGTGGACCCCGGCGAACACCAACCATGGCTGACCCGTACGCCCCCATGCCGGACGACTGGGAGCGCGCGCTCGCCGTCGTCGCGCACCCGGACGACCTGGAGTACGGTCCCGCGTGCGCGGTCGCCGCCTGGACGGCGGCCGGCCGCGAGGTCACGTACCTGATGGTGACGCGGGGTCAGGCCGGCATGGACACCATGGAACCGGCGGAGGCCGCGCAGGTGCGGGAGCGGGAGGAGTGGGAGGCGGCCGCCGTCGTGGGCGTCAAGAAGGTCGAGTTCCTCGACCACCCCGACGGCGTCGTCGAGTACGGCCTGCCCCTGCGCCGCGACATCACCGCCGCGATCCGCAGGCACCGCCCGGAGATCCTGATCACGCTGAACTTCCACGAGCGGTGGCGGGGCGGCGACTGGAACTCACCGGACCACCGCCACGTCGGCCGCGCCCTGCTGGACGCGGCGGGCGACGCCGGCAACCGCTGGATCTTCCCGGAGCTCGCGGCCGAGGGCCTGCAACCGTGGAAGGGCGTCCGCTACGTCGCGGTCGGCGGCTCCCCCTTCGCCGCCCACGCCGTGGACGTCACCGGCACGCTGGACCAGGGAGTCGCGGCGCTGGAGGCCCACCGGTCGTACCTGGACTACCTGGGCCCGGACCACCCGATGGCGGACGCCCGCGGCTTCCTGGAACGAAAGGTCCGCACGTTCGGCGAGCGGTTCGGCGGAAAGCCGGCGATCGCCTTCGAACTCATCGGAGTCTGAACCATTACGGCCTCCGCCACCACTCGTGCTCGACGGCCTGCGACCGGGTGACGTCCCACAACCGGGGCGAAGACCGGGCGCACCCGTCGAGCACGACGCTTCCGCGCCAGTCGTGGCCGATGTGCGGCTGTCCGTCCGAACCGTTGCGTCTAGTACGGCGGGACCCGGGGCACGGCCGCGAGAGCGGCGGCCACCGTACGGACCGAGGCGTTCTCGAACATCCGCGCCAGGGGCAGCTCGTGGCCGAACTCCTCGGACAGCCGCTGCCGGATGGCGATGAGCTGCACAGAGTCGGCTCCGAGGCCGAAAAGGTTCTCCGTGACGCTGACGCGGTCACACCCGAGCGTCTCGGCGACGATCGCCGCGATCCGTGCCTCCGTATCGGATCGCGGCTCGACCGCCTCGACGCCGGTCTCGGGTGCGCCGGCCAGTTCCTCCAGCCGGCGACGGTCCACTTTGCCCTGGTCGGTCAGCGGCAGCTCGTCGATCACCCGGATCCTGCTCGGCACCATATGCGCGGGCAGCACGTTCATCGCGAGCGCGCGTACCTGACCGACCAGCTGGGCCGGTCCGTCCGGTCCGGCCGCACGGGCCGCCCGGGGCGAGGGGGCGCCGGCGTCCATGGCCTCGCCCGGTTCCGCAAGCCCCATTCCGCCGAGCAGGCTGTGCAGCAGCACTTCGTCCTCGCCGAGGGCGAAGAGCGTCCTTAACGGCTCCTCGTCCCGCAGCAGTCCGATCTGGCACAGCCCGAGCGGGCCCTCGGTGGCCGACTCGGCCAGCAGCTGACTCATCGCGCCCGCCTCGATGAGGCAGAAGTCGTGGGCGCGCCGCCCGTACATCGGCTCGACCTCGGCCATCGGGCCGACCAGGAGCAGGTGGAACGCGGCCGAGGAGAAGGCGTCCTGGTTCATCGAGAGGTGTACGGACGCCGGCATCTCGACACCACTGCGTACGGTGCACAACCGGTGCGCCAGCGGGTCGTAGTAGTAGGAGCCGCCCGGCAGCCCGCCAACTCGCCCGGGGTGGACGTAGACGTAGGTCCGCACCGGGTACAGCGATCCGGCCGAACCGTACCGGTACTTCGGGACCGGGCGGTGTGCGGCGCCGACGGCCCGCAGGCAGTTGAGCAGCCGGGCGAGTTCGGCCAACGGAACCTCGGCCTCCGCGAACCCCCGATGGCTGCGCCGCCGGTTCCACCGGCGGCCGGTCCGCTCCGGGTCGAGGAAGTCGGGCAGTCCGACCGCCTGCGAGGTCAGGTCGGCACGCCGGCCACGCTGGGCCGCGGTGACGGCCGCGCGGTGGGCGGAATCCGTGATCACGGCGCCGAGCAGGCTCTCGTACTCGGCGCCGTCGCCATCGGCTTCCGGGGCCGGGGCCGGCCGTCGCGCACGGTCCGGTACGACGAACGTCGTGAGGTACGGGTGGTGGCGGGTCCCGGTGGCAGTGGTGACCGCCCTCGCGACCGCCGGGTGCTGGGCGAGCGCGGCGTCGATCTCGCCGAGCTCGATGCGGAAGCCACCGATCTTGACCTG is part of the Streptomyces agglomeratus genome and encodes:
- a CDS encoding DUF6879 family protein, yielding MSSNLPAFKELISQAKHSAIHLETRDMYTPKGPVFVDWQAGKPIEFDRHQDWVDLVQETVNRGVDWRRLRIISEPVTDFIRYEWETTTIVNVPAGEKVRWLPRRNASDLLLPGNDFWVFDGKLVRFTHFAGDGSWGPHELTEDPALAKMCSESFEAAWERGIDHQDYEPEWTPANTNHG
- a CDS encoding PIG-L deacetylase family protein is translated as MADPYAPMPDDWERALAVVAHPDDLEYGPACAVAAWTAAGREVTYLMVTRGQAGMDTMEPAEAAQVREREEWEAAAVVGVKKVEFLDHPDGVVEYGLPLRRDITAAIRRHRPEILITLNFHERWRGGDWNSPDHRHVGRALLDAAGDAGNRWIFPELAAEGLQPWKGVRYVAVGGSPFAAHAVDVTGTLDQGVAALEAHRSYLDYLGPDHPMADARGFLERKVRTFGERFGGKPAIAFELIGV